The Synergistaceae bacterium genome segment ACAGCCGCCGCAGAGTTCGCCGCAGTCATACCCGGTATAATAATAACTTTTTCGCCGCTGTCTTTCGCTGTCTCAAGCATTAATCCCGCCATGCCGTAAACTCCTGAGTCCCCGCTTGAAATTAACGCAATATCCACGTGAAAATCTCTTGAAATCATCAAAGCGTCCTGACACCGCAAAATTTCATGCCTCATTGAGTACGAAATAAAGCCCTTCCCGGGCAGCAAATCGCGAACAAGATTAATATATTTTGTATACCCCGCAATAATTTCGCATGATCTCATTGCGTTTAGTGCACGCGGAGTAATTGAATCACTGCCGCCCGGTCCTATTCCTATTACATAAATCATAGAGTTTTCACAAATTCCTGCATTGCTTTAATTGCATTCTCGTGTGAAATCTTTGCGCGCTCGTCCCTGTCCTTAATGCCCGGTAACGCTGGGAATATGCCTAAATTTACGTTCATGGGCTGAAAATTTTTCGGCTTTGTCGTCTGCAAATAATACATTAATGAGCCTATACCAGTTTCACGCGGCCAAGTTGGTAATTCTTTATTTGCTAGAGTCATAGCTGCGTGAATTCCTGCGACAAGTCCCATTGCTGTGCTTTCCATGTAGCCTTCTACTCCTGTGAGCTGGCCTGCTATAAAAATTTTATTCCATTTTTTGAGCCTTAAATACTCATCAAGCACTGCCGGAGCATTCACCGATGTATTTCTATGCATGACACCGAGTCTAACAAATTCGGCGTGTTCAAGTCCCGGAATCATTGAGAAGACTCGTTTTTGTTCGCCCCATTTTAGCCCGGTCTGAAAGCCTACGAGGTTATATAATGTCCCGTCGTGATTGTCTTGTCTTAATTGTACGACCGCGTAAAAGTCTTCTTTGCCTGTTTTAGGATTCACTATTCCTACAGGTTTTAACGGGCCGAATCTCATCGAACTAAAGCCGCTCTCAGCAATTACTTCAATGGGCATGCAGCCTCTGAAATATTTTGCGTCACTCTGTTCGAAATCATGCGGTAAATTTCTTTTTGCTTTGATTAATGCCTCGTAGAATTCTGTATATTTTTTCTTAGTGTAGAACGCGCAATTAATATAATCTTCATCATGGCCGTATCTTCCAGCGACAAAAGCCTTTTTCATGTCAATTGAATCCTTTGTAACAACCGGAGCTACTGCATCATAAAATGAAATTTGCTGATCTGCTAAGACTTTAAGATTTGCCGCTAATTTTCCGCCTGTCAGAGGCCCTGACGCAATTATTGTTAAGCCCCTCGGAAGTTTTTCGCACTCTTTACGGATTATTGTGATTTTGTTATTCGATGTAATTTTCTCGGTAACTAATCCCGCAAATTTATCACGGTCAACTGCTAAAGCTCCCCCGGCCGGGACTCTAGTTTCTTTCGCGCATGAAAGTATAAGCGAGTCAAGTAATTCGAGTTCTTCCTTGAGAATGCCTTGGCCGGTTATGCGATATTCTCTATTTTCCGAGCCTAGAGAATTGCTGCATACGAGTTCAGCAAGAAAGCCCGTTTTATGAGCAGGAGTCAATTTTTCCGGCCTCATCTCGTAAAGTTCAACAGTGAAGCCCCGTTTTGTTAACTGCCAAGCAGCCTCGCAGCCTGCAAGACCGCCGCCTATGATTTTTACGTCTGCCATAATTATTAAATCATTCCTTCTCGTTAAATATTAATAGTTTATCATGTGAATATTTATTTACTCTGAATCACTCTCTACTTTGTATTTACATTTTGCGCAAAAAATAGTCGAGCCTCGTTTGTATAAATCTTCTCCGCATTCCGGGCATTTCTCGCCGGCCGGTTTATTCCATGCAACATAATCGCATTCAGGATAACGCGAACACCCGTAAAAAGTCCGTCCCTTTTTGCTTTTACGCTGTACAATATCGCCCTCGCCGCATTTAGGACACTTCACGCCTATAGTGCTTAATATCGGCCGGGTATATTTGCATTCCGGATAATTTGAACACGCAATAAATTCTCCGAATCTCCCGCGTTTCTGCACTAAATCATGGCCGCAGTTCGGACATTTCTCGCCGATGGGATCAGGAGCAGGCAATTTAACTTTAGGGGCGTTTTCTGCTTCACTCAATGTATTAGAGAATTCCCCCCAGAACTCACCGACGACATCGAGCCATTTTCTTTGTGACTCTTCTATCTCGTCTAGTTCCTTTTCCATTTGGG includes the following:
- the trmFO gene encoding methylenetetrahydrofolate--tRNA-(uracil(54)-C(5))-methyltransferase (FADH(2)-oxidizing) TrmFO, which gives rise to MMADVKIIGGGLAGCEAAWQLTKRGFTVELYEMRPEKLTPAHKTGFLAELVCSNSLGSENREYRITGQGILKEELELLDSLILSCAKETRVPAGGALAVDRDKFAGLVTEKITSNNKITIIRKECEKLPRGLTIIASGPLTGGKLAANLKVLADQQISFYDAVAPVVTKDSIDMKKAFVAGRYGHDEDYINCAFYTKKKYTEFYEALIKAKRNLPHDFEQSDAKYFRGCMPIEVIAESGFSSMRFGPLKPVGIVNPKTGKEDFYAVVQLRQDNHDGTLYNLVGFQTGLKWGEQKRVFSMIPGLEHAEFVRLGVMHRNTSVNAPAVLDEYLRLKKWNKIFIAGQLTGVEGYMESTAMGLVAGIHAAMTLANKELPTWPRETGIGSLMYYLQTTKPKNFQPMNVNLGIFPALPGIKDRDERAKISHENAIKAMQEFVKTL